From the genome of Alicyclobacillus sp. SO9:
CCTCTCCTCGTTTAGCGGCAGAATAATCGTAACGGTCGTTCCTCTGTTTAGTTCGCTCGTAATCGTAATTCTGCCTCCGTGAAGGTCAATAATTTCCCTTGCGAGAGCAAGTCCCAGGCCTGTTCCGCCTTTCCTGCGTGATCGCGCTTTATCAACACGATAAAATCTCTCGAATACGTGCTCAAGGTCATCTTTTGGAATTCCGATGCCAGTGTCTTCAATTTGTATGTTCAAGTGCGCGTTTGCAGCCTTGGCGGAAATCCTAATGCTGCCCCCTGCCGGTGTATATTTCAGCGCATTCCCCAAGACATTGTCCATCACTCTATCTAGCAGGTCCTTGTCACCATAGATTTGGAGGTGTTGTGCAACATTGTACTGAATGTTCATTTTCTGCTCTTTAATTTGAAGTGCCAATCTCTGTAATGCATCTTCTACCCAACGTCGTACGGGAATTCTGATTGCAGAAGACTTGACTTTCTTGGTCTCAAGTCCGGACAACTGCAGTAAGTCCCTTGTTAGACGTACCATTCTGTCCGTTTCTTGTTCGCAAACGGCGAGAAATTGTGACCGTGTCACCTCATCAATCGTGTCTTCGCCTTCGCGCAGCGCTTCCAGATATGATTTGATACTTGTAAGAGGTGTTCGTAGTTCATGGGATACGTTTGCAACGAAGTCTCGCCTAGACTCATTCAGCTTCTCTTGCTCGGTAATATCCCGAATAACGGCAACGTAACCGGTCAACTCTCTGTTTTGTTTGAGTGCAGTCATGTGAACATGCAACAGTGCTTTACCAAGGCTTCGCACGATACTTTTCTCTTCAACACCTTGTGCCATTTCGTCTCGAAGGCCCAGCCGATCTGCCGCATGTTTTAGGTCTTCATTTCCCTCGGGGAATACTCTAACAGCCGCTTCGTT
Proteins encoded in this window:
- a CDS encoding ATP-binding protein, coding for MWRSIRVKLVFVYLLLILFALQLVGAYFVRTLNSSLLNGETANVERQAKLLATIVAPQLANSKKNPGDISSLLSSFPQQLSGIVYILDKRGIVQDTSAGTALVGQKRIDSIATQVLVGKKKVAGIRYDPQNGDHILAVAVPITFHKKFVGVVEDVVPIQSTYTTVRKVTTIFYTTSAAVLLITVLLTIILSRTITKPVLDVTIQARGMAAGDFSQRVEADNEDELGDLGKAINHLADHLEKALEDNRRERDRLRAVITYMGDGVVAFAANGDTMFANEAAVRVFPEGNEDLKHAADRLGLRDEMAQGVEEKSIVRSLGKALLHVHMTALKQNRELTGYVAVIRDITEQEKLNESRRDFVANVSHELRTPLTSIKSYLEALREGEDTIDEVTRSQFLAVCEQETDRMVRLTRDLLQLSGLETKKVKSSAIRIPVRRWVEDALQRLALQIKEQKMNIQYNVAQHLQIYGDKDLLDRVMDNVLGNALKYTPAGGSIRISAKAANAHLNIQIEDTGIGIPKDDLEHVFERFYRVDKARSRRKGGTGLGLALAREIIDLHGGRITITSELNRGTTVTIILPLNEERT